A stretch of DNA from Armatimonadota bacterium:
CGACGATGCAGTAGTTCAGTATCATCGGCGAGCCGTAGTAGTCGTAGGCCCCTCCTCCGCTGACCTCCGCGCTGTTGAACGCAATGGTGCAGTTCTCGAAGTCCGGCCCGGCATGGTACGGCCCGAAAGCACCGCCTCCGCTGACGGTGGCATGGTTGCGGACGATGACGCATCTCCTCAGCACGGGATACGAGTGGTACTCGACGTATGTTCCGCCGCCGTTCGGCGCCCGGTTATCGGTGATGATGCAGTCGTTGATGTTGCCGTAAGAGTAAGGCGCCGTGTAGATGCCTCCGCCCCACTGGGTCGCCACGCAGCGTTCGATCCGGCAGTTGAGAATCTGTGTGGTGGTGTCGGTCCCGCACCGGATGCCCGCGCCCTTGTCTGCCCTGCCGTTTCTGATGGTGAACCCGTCTATGGTTGCGTAGACGCCGTAACCGACGTCAATCCCCCTCCCCGCGCTGCCGGGATCGATCACTGTGCGGAACGCGCCTGCCATCCGCTGGACAAGCGATGTCTCATGGCCGAGGAATCCGCCGTAGAGCCGCTTGTTGCTGGTGATTGCCACCGACTCGCGGTAGATGCCCTCAGCGACGAAGATGTCGCAACCTGCCGGAGTTGAGCCGACCGCCTGTCCGACGCTTCTGTATGCGGTCGCCCATGAAGAGCCGTTGTGCGTCGGGCCGGGCGCATCGGCGTCAACGTAGAAGATAGCCGGCTGAGCCGCTGTTGCGCCGACTAGGCACAGGACAGCAGATATGAGGAGCTTTCGAAGCATGCTTGCTTACCTATCTAGCGTTTGGTCTTACAGGACCATTATGCCCAAGTAAGCAAGCATTCTAACCATCCTCTGCGGTCTATTGCTGTCGGCCCTCGATGGCGGTGAGAAGGATCGCGGCGGCAGTTCCAACGCGCCGGTCGAGCTTGCTCGCGAAATCCGGCGTAAAGTCGAGAGTCATCTTCTGGACGAACGGGTTGAAATGCTGCTTGAACCTGAATACCTCCGCGCCGCCGACCTCGCCGACGAACGTCTGCGGGATCAAGTTGGTAGCGAATCTCCGCAGCACCGCCATCAGCATGCTGTCTTCCTTGATCGTGCCGATGTCATTGTCCTCGGCGTCCATGATCACCCACTCGTCCTTCAGCAGCGACTTCCAGCCCCTGCGTTTCAGGGTCCCGATCTTCTCGCCGGTCACAGAATCCGACACGTCGTAGGCGGCCGACCAGTCAAGGATGCTTCTCGCCTTGATGGCTAGGAGCTCACCGGACTTCGCTTCGTCTGGGTAGAGGGTGATGTCCTCCTTGAGCTTGAAAGCCTTGAGACTGGCGAAGACCGCCAGGTTTCCCATCGGGTCGTAGAT
This window harbors:
- a CDS encoding right-handed parallel beta-helix repeat-containing protein translates to MLRKLLISAVLCLVGATAAQPAIFYVDADAPGPTHNGSSWATAYRSVGQAVGSTPAGCDIFVAEGIYRESVAITSNKRLYGGFLGHETSLVQRMAGAFRTVIDPGSAGRGIDVGYGVYATIDGFTIRNGRADKGAGIRCGTDTTTQILNCRIERCVATQWGGGIYTAPYSYGNINDCIITDNRAPNGGGTYVEYHSYPVLRRCVIVRNHATVSGGGAFGPYHAGPDFENCTIAFNSAEVSGGGAYDYYGSPMILNYCIVAFNSAPVGGGLFGGGSTSALTYSHCDLYGNEGGDIGGVIRPASPAYGNISADPLFLFPGSDEFRLRNDSPCAGIGAYPLGPPYDLDRVGIAKLLPDGTQVRLNRLTVTCVDGGTVYLQSPDRSAAITVQGLVGRSPGDLMASVTGVLGTSLSGERVLTTSASVVHASGGHFPKPLGMPIRSLPAALGLRVETWGRVTELLPDGFTLFDGVAGVPIRWSGAVADGSLVSVRGVYTIAADLLASELVLHQ